Proteins co-encoded in one Klebsiella michiganensis genomic window:
- a CDS encoding membrane protein — translation MDTVEELNGTYFYRGYSNLSAGELLFWVFLDQASEQFGVKDFLTVGLILLGQPEITTRGKPIGATPGTSILSSQLRHHLNIETRRLPTLTTGSIKRLKFAYVTNLGAFTGRWIPILGIFIVASDVSTIAYKATTKYNTIARGKDKLW, via the coding sequence ATGGATACAGTTGAAGAACTCAACGGAACGTATTTTTATAGAGGTTATTCTAACCTATCTGCTGGTGAATTATTGTTCTGGGTATTTCTCGACCAAGCAAGTGAACAGTTTGGCGTGAAAGATTTTCTGACTGTTGGTCTGATTTTATTAGGCCAGCCAGAGATAACAACGAGAGGTAAGCCTATTGGCGCGACGCCTGGAACATCTATTCTTAGTTCGCAGTTACGCCATCATCTGAATATTGAAACCAGACGCTTGCCCACGTTAACCACTGGCAGTATTAAAAGATTAAAGTTTGCCTATGTGACAAATTTGGGCGCATTCACAGGGCGGTGGATCCCTATTCTTGGGATCTTCATTGTTGCCTCTGATGTTTCAACCATTGCCTATAAAGCAACCACGAAATATAACACCATAGCAAGGGGAAAGGACAAGTTATGGTGA
- a CDS encoding membrane protein, with protein sequence MSAPLSRYKFSVKPQEALLILITMFWGGTFLAVQYAMTMSDPFFFVGLRFATAAIAVGLLSLKSLRGLTWLEIKAGVMIGVAIAIGYSMQTWGLQTIPSSKSAFITAMYVPVVPLLQWVCLGRMPGLMSWIGVALAFVGLIFLAGPEGTSLSLGAGEIITLIGAVAIAAEIILISAWAGKVDIKRVTVVQLATASLVSFAAMVPAGESVPHFSPGLVVIALGLGIFSAIIQVTMNWAQRSVSPTRATVIYTGEPVWAGIFGRMAGERLPVLALVGGALIVLGVLVSELKLKRKKAANAEPGWQEDTEGEGV encoded by the coding sequence ATGTCTGCGCCATTAAGCCGTTATAAATTCTCCGTTAAGCCGCAGGAAGCGCTGCTTATCCTCATCACTATGTTTTGGGGCGGCACCTTCCTGGCCGTGCAATACGCCATGACGATGAGCGACCCGTTTTTCTTTGTTGGTCTGCGCTTTGCCACCGCCGCCATTGCCGTGGGGCTGCTGTCGCTGAAATCGCTGCGCGGGCTGACATGGCTTGAAATCAAAGCCGGAGTGATGATCGGCGTGGCGATTGCCATCGGCTACAGTATGCAGACCTGGGGGCTACAAACGATTCCCAGCAGCAAATCCGCATTTATCACCGCGATGTACGTGCCCGTTGTGCCGCTTCTGCAGTGGGTCTGCCTTGGCCGCATGCCTGGGCTGATGTCCTGGATTGGCGTAGCGCTGGCGTTTGTTGGCCTCATTTTTCTTGCCGGGCCGGAGGGCACCAGCCTTTCGCTGGGGGCAGGGGAAATTATTACGCTTATCGGTGCCGTGGCGATTGCGGCGGAGATCATCCTGATCAGCGCCTGGGCCGGGAAAGTGGATATCAAGCGCGTGACCGTCGTGCAGCTGGCAACGGCTTCGCTGGTGTCGTTTGCGGCGATGGTTCCCGCCGGGGAAAGCGTGCCGCATTTCAGCCCTGGTCTGGTGGTGATTGCCCTGGGCCTCGGGATTTTCAGCGCCATCATTCAGGTGACGATGAATTGGGCGCAGCGCAGCGTGTCGCCGACCCGCGCCACGGTAATTTATACCGGTGAGCCGGTTTGGGCGGGGATCTTTGGCCGCATGGCGGGTGAGCGTCTCCCGGTGCTTGCGCTGGTGGGCGGGGCGTTGATCGTGCTCGGCGTGCTGGTCAGCGAGCTGAAGCTCAAGCGCAAGAAAGCGGCAAACGCGGAGCCCGGCTGGCAGGAAGATACCGAAGGCGAGGGCGTCTGA
- a CDS encoding transcriptional regulator yields the protein MAAATDIKTPGRRSRAVAAKKQAILDAGLAFFSQYGIHGTSLEQVAERAEVSKTNLLYYYPSKEALYIAVLKQILDIWLAPLRAFREDLQPLVAIGEYIRLKLEVSRDHPQASKLFCLEMLQGAPLLKGELTGDLKALVDEKSAIIAGWVASGKLAGIDPHHLIFMLWATTQHYADFASQVEAVTGHTLQDEDFFRRTVENVQRMIIEGIRVR from the coding sequence ATGGCCGCCGCAACTGACATTAAAACCCCTGGACGCCGCTCAAGAGCCGTCGCGGCCAAAAAGCAGGCCATTCTTGACGCAGGGCTGGCATTTTTTTCGCAGTACGGCATTCACGGAACCAGTCTTGAGCAGGTGGCCGAGCGTGCCGAGGTGTCTAAAACCAACCTGCTTTATTATTACCCTTCCAAAGAAGCGCTCTACATTGCGGTGCTAAAGCAGATCCTCGACATCTGGCTGGCGCCGCTGCGCGCCTTTCGGGAAGATCTGCAGCCGCTGGTGGCGATTGGGGAATACATTCGCCTCAAGCTTGAAGTTTCAAGGGATCACCCGCAGGCCTCTAAGCTGTTCTGCCTGGAGATGCTGCAGGGCGCGCCACTGCTAAAAGGCGAATTGACGGGGGATCTGAAAGCGCTGGTGGACGAGAAGTCGGCGATTATTGCGGGTTGGGTCGCGAGCGGCAAACTGGCGGGGATAGATCCGCATCATCTTATTTTTATGCTCTGGGCCACGACTCAGCACTACGCGGATTTTGCCAGCCAGGTTGAGGCCGTCACCGGCCATACGCTGCAGGACGAAGATTTCTTCCGCCGCACGGTAGAAAACGTGCAGCGGATGATTATTGAGGGGATTCGGGTTCGTTAA
- the putA gene encoding transcriptional regulator (proline utilization protein A; multifunctional protein that functions in proline catabolism in the first two enzymatic steps resulting in the conversion of proline to glutamate; in Escherichai coli this protein also self-regulates transcription via a DNA-binding domain at the N-terminus; forms dimers and is a peripherally membrane-associated protein): MGTTTMGVKLDEATRDRIKEAASRIDRTPHWLIKQAIFNYLERLESSDELPELPALLAGAANESEESPVQPEEVAQPFLDFAEQILPQSVSRAAITAAWRRPETDAVPMILEQARLAPAIAEQTQKLAYQLADKLRNQKTASGRAGMVQSLLQEFSLSSQEGVALMCLAEALLRIPDKATRDALIRDKISNGNWHSHIGRSPSLFVNAATWGLLFTGRLVSTHNEASLSRSLNRIISKSGEPLVRKGVDMAMRLMGEQFVTGETIAEALANARKLEEKGFRYSYDMLGEAALTAADAQAYMVSYQQAIHAIGKASNGRGIYEGPGISIKLSALHPRYSRAQYDRVMEELYPRLKSLTLLARQYDVGINIDAEEADRLEISLDLLEKLCFEPELAGWNGIGFVIQAYQKRCPFVIDYLVDLATRSRRRLMIRLVKGAYWDSEIKRAQVDGLEGYPVYTRKVYTDISYLACAKKLLAVPNLIYPQFATHNAHTLAAIYNLAGQNYYPGQYEFQCLHGMGEPLYEQVVGKIADGKLNRPCRIYAPVGTHETLLAYLVRRLLENGANTSFVNRIADATLPLDELVADPVSAVEAMAAKEGQPGLPHPKIALPKALYGAERTNSSGLDLANEHRLASLSSALLNSAAQKWQATPVLEQPVVEGELTPVKNPAEPTDVVGYTREATSEEVSLALENAVNHAPIWFATPPQERAAILERAAVMMESRMQQLIGILVREAGKTFSNAIAEVREAVDFLHYYAGQVRDDFDNETHRPLGPVVCISPWNFPLAIFTGQIAAALAAGNSVLAKPAEQTPLIAAQGVAILLEAGVPAGVLQLLPGRGETVGAQLTGDPRVRGVMFTGSTEVASLLQRNIADRLDPQGRPTPLIAETGGLNAMIVDSSALTEQVVVDVVSSAFDSAGQRCSALRVLCLQEDVADHTLQMLRGAMAECRMGNPGRLTTDIGPVIDAEAQQNIEKHIQAMRAKGRTVFQAVRENSLDAREWQSGTFVAPTLIELESFDEMKKEVFGPVLHVVRYSRNNLESLIKQINAAGYGLTLGVHTRIDETIAQVTGSAHVGNMYVNRNMVGAVVGVQPFGGEGLSGTGPKAGGPLYLYRLLASRPENALQTTFNRHDAETPVDASLKSDLQVAHQALSEWATNREELKAVCQQFGELAQSGTLRVLPGPTGERNTYALLPRERILCVADDERDALVQLAAVTSVGSRALWADDGLHRDLAKQLPKVVQQQIDFAKQEDLLKQPFEAVIYHGDSDQLRKLCEAVAARTGAIVSVQGFARGETNILLERLYVERSLSVNTAAAGGNASLMTIG, encoded by the coding sequence ATGGGCACCACCACGATGGGCGTAAAACTGGATGAAGCGACGCGCGACCGTATTAAAGAGGCCGCCTCGCGCATTGACCGCACCCCGCACTGGCTGATTAAGCAGGCGATCTTTAATTACCTCGAGCGTCTGGAAAGCAGCGATGAGCTGCCTGAGCTTCCAGCCCTGCTGGCCGGTGCGGCCAATGAAAGTGAAGAATCCCCGGTTCAGCCTGAAGAAGTGGCGCAACCGTTCCTCGACTTTGCCGAACAGATCCTGCCCCAGTCCGTCAGCCGGGCGGCGATTACCGCCGCGTGGCGTCGCCCTGAAACCGACGCAGTCCCGATGATCCTTGAGCAGGCGCGCCTGGCCCCGGCCATCGCCGAGCAGACGCAAAAACTGGCGTACCAGCTGGCCGACAAACTGCGCAACCAGAAAACGGCTTCCGGCCGTGCGGGCATGGTTCAGAGCCTGCTGCAGGAGTTCTCCCTCTCTTCCCAGGAAGGCGTGGCGCTGATGTGCCTTGCGGAAGCGCTGCTGCGTATCCCGGATAAAGCCACCCGCGACGCGCTGATCCGCGACAAAATCAGTAACGGTAACTGGCACTCACACATTGGCCGCAGCCCGTCACTGTTCGTGAACGCCGCCACCTGGGGCCTGCTGTTTACCGGTCGCCTGGTGTCTACCCATAACGAAGCGAGCCTTTCCCGCTCCCTGAACCGCATCATCAGCAAAAGCGGCGAACCGCTGGTGCGGAAAGGTGTGGACATGGCGATGCGCCTGATGGGCGAGCAGTTCGTCACCGGTGAAACCATCGCCGAAGCGCTGGCTAACGCCCGCAAGCTGGAAGAAAAAGGTTTCCGCTATTCCTACGACATGCTGGGCGAAGCCGCACTGACCGCCGCCGACGCACAGGCCTACATGGTTTCCTACCAGCAGGCGATTCACGCCATCGGCAAAGCGTCCAACGGCCGCGGTATTTATGAAGGCCCGGGCATCTCCATCAAGCTTTCCGCCCTGCATCCGCGCTACAGCCGTGCGCAGTATGACCGCGTCATGGAAGAGCTTTACCCGCGCCTGAAGTCCCTCACGCTGCTGGCGCGCCAGTATGACGTAGGCATCAACATTGACGCCGAAGAAGCCGATCGCCTGGAGATCTCCCTCGATCTGCTGGAAAAACTGTGCTTTGAACCTGAACTCGCGGGTTGGAACGGCATCGGCTTTGTTATTCAGGCCTATCAGAAGCGCTGCCCGTTTGTGATTGATTATCTGGTTGACCTGGCGACCCGCAGCCGTCGCCGCCTGATGATTCGCCTGGTAAAAGGCGCCTACTGGGACAGCGAAATCAAACGCGCCCAGGTCGATGGCCTGGAGGGTTACCCGGTCTATACCCGCAAGGTATACACCGACATCTCCTACCTCGCCTGCGCCAAAAAACTGCTGGCCGTGCCGAACCTTATCTACCCGCAGTTTGCAACCCATAACGCCCACACGCTGGCAGCGATTTATAACCTTGCCGGGCAGAACTACTACCCAGGCCAGTACGAATTCCAGTGCCTGCACGGCATGGGCGAGCCGCTGTATGAGCAGGTGGTGGGGAAAATTGCCGACGGCAAGCTGAATCGCCCTTGCCGCATCTACGCCCCGGTGGGTACGCACGAAACGCTGCTGGCTTACCTGGTACGTCGCCTGCTGGAAAACGGCGCCAACACCTCTTTCGTCAACCGCATTGCCGACGCAACCCTGCCGCTGGACGAGCTGGTTGCCGACCCGGTGAGCGCAGTGGAAGCCATGGCCGCCAAAGAAGGCCAGCCTGGATTACCGCATCCTAAAATCGCCCTGCCGAAAGCGCTGTATGGGGCCGAACGCACCAATTCCAGCGGCCTTGATTTGGCTAACGAACACCGCCTGGCTTCACTTTCTTCTGCCCTGCTGAACAGCGCCGCACAGAAATGGCAGGCCACGCCTGTGCTGGAACAGCCGGTTGTTGAAGGCGAATTAACGCCGGTGAAAAACCCGGCAGAGCCAACGGACGTGGTGGGCTACACCCGCGAAGCCACGAGCGAGGAGGTTTCACTCGCCCTTGAGAATGCCGTCAACCACGCGCCAATCTGGTTTGCTACCCCGCCGCAGGAACGTGCCGCTATTCTCGAACGCGCCGCGGTGATGATGGAAAGCCGCATGCAGCAGTTGATCGGCATCCTGGTACGTGAAGCAGGGAAAACCTTCAGCAACGCCATCGCCGAAGTGCGTGAGGCGGTGGACTTCCTGCACTATTACGCAGGCCAGGTACGAGACGACTTCGACAATGAAACGCACCGTCCGCTCGGCCCGGTGGTCTGTATCAGCCCGTGGAACTTCCCGCTCGCAATCTTTACCGGCCAGATTGCCGCCGCGCTTGCCGCCGGCAACAGCGTACTGGCAAAGCCCGCGGAGCAAACCCCGCTGATTGCCGCTCAGGGCGTCGCTATCCTGCTTGAGGCCGGCGTGCCTGCTGGCGTGCTACAGCTGTTGCCTGGCCGCGGTGAAACCGTCGGAGCCCAGCTCACGGGCGACCCACGCGTACGCGGCGTGATGTTCACCGGCTCAACCGAAGTGGCCTCTCTGCTGCAGCGTAATATCGCTGACCGCCTCGATCCTCAGGGGCGCCCAACGCCGCTGATTGCGGAAACCGGCGGCCTCAATGCGATGATCGTGGACTCCTCCGCGCTCACTGAACAGGTTGTAGTGGACGTGGTTTCCTCTGCGTTCGACAGCGCAGGACAACGCTGCTCCGCCCTGCGCGTACTCTGCCTGCAGGAAGACGTGGCTGACCACACGCTGCAAATGCTCCGTGGCGCCATGGCGGAATGCCGCATGGGTAACCCGGGCCGCCTTACCACCGACATCGGGCCGGTTATCGACGCCGAGGCACAGCAGAATATCGAGAAACACATCCAGGCGATGCGGGCGAAAGGCCGTACCGTATTCCAGGCCGTGCGTGAAAACAGCCTGGACGCGCGTGAATGGCAGTCCGGCACTTTTGTCGCCCCAACCCTTATTGAGCTGGAAAGCTTCGACGAGATGAAAAAAGAGGTGTTCGGTCCGGTGCTACACGTAGTGCGCTACAGCCGCAACAACCTTGAATCATTAATTAAGCAGATCAATGCGGCGGGGTATGGCCTGACGCTCGGCGTGCACACCCGTATCGACGAGACGATTGCCCAGGTCACCGGCTCCGCCCACGTCGGCAACATGTACGTTAACCGCAACATGGTCGGCGCCGTGGTCGGGGTTCAGCCGTTCGGCGGTGAAGGCCTGTCCGGTACCGGCCCTAAAGCCGGCGGCCCGCTGTATCTGTACCGCTTGCTGGCCAGCCGCCCGGAAAATGCGCTGCAAACCACCTTCAACCGCCACGATGCTGAAACCCCGGTGGATGCATCCCTGAAGAGCGACCTGCAGGTTGCCCATCAGGCGCTGAGTGAATGGGCGACCAACCGCGAAGAGCTGAAAGCCGTTTGCCAGCAGTTTGGCGAACTGGCACAAAGCGGGACGCTGCGCGTGCTGCCTGGCCCGACCGGGGAACGCAATACCTACGCTCTGCTGCCGCGGGAACGTATTCTCTGCGTCGCTGACGATGAGCGCGATGCGTTAGTGCAGCTGGCGGCGGTCACCAGCGTGGGCAGCCGTGCGCTCTGGGCGGATGACGGCCTGCACCGCGACCTGGCCAAACAGTTACCTAAAGTCGTACAGCAGCAGATTGATTTTGCGAAGCAGGAAGATCTGTTGAAGCAGCCGTTTGAGGCGGTGATTTACCACGGCGACTCCGACCAACTGCGCAAACTTTGCGAAGCCGTCGCGGCTCGCACCGGGGCGATTGTTTCCGTTCAGGGCTTCGCGCGTGGGGAAACGAATATCCTGCTCGAGCGTCTTTACGTGGAGCGTTCACTGAGCGTGAACACCGCCGCCGCTGGCGGTAACGCCAGTCTGATGACAATCGGTTAA
- a CDS encoding proline:sodium symporter PutP (involved in the sodium dependent uptake of proline), whose amino-acid sequence MTISTPMLVTFLVYIFGMILIGFIAWRSTRSFDDYILGGRSLGSVVTALSAGASDMSGWLLMGLPGAIFISGISESWIAIGLTLGAWINWKLVAGRLRVHTEVNNNALTLPDYFTGRFEDSSRLLRIISALVILLFFTIYCASGIVAGARLFESTFGMSYETALWAGAAATILYTFVGGFLAVSWTDTVQASLMIFALILTPVMVIIAVGGLDDSLMVIKQKSIENVDMLKGLNFVAIVSLMGWGLGYFGQPHILARFMAADSHHTIVNARRISMTWMILCLAGACAVGFFGIAYFNNNPEQAGAVTQNGERVFIELAQILFNPWIAGVLLSAILAAVMSTLSCQLLVCSSAITEDLYKAFLRKGASQKELVWVGRMMVLVVALVAIALAANPENRVLGLVSYAWAGFGAAFGPVVLFSVIWSRMTRNGALVGMIVGAATVLVWKQFGWLGLYEIIPGFAFASLAIVAVSLLGKAPSASMQKRFAEADAVYHTAPPSKLQPE is encoded by the coding sequence ATGACAATTAGCACACCGATGCTGGTGACCTTCCTCGTTTATATCTTTGGCATGATTCTCATCGGCTTTATCGCCTGGCGTTCAACCCGCAGCTTTGACGATTATATTCTTGGCGGCCGCAGTCTCGGGAGCGTGGTTACCGCGCTGTCGGCAGGTGCCTCGGATATGAGCGGCTGGCTGTTAATGGGGCTGCCGGGCGCGATCTTTATCTCCGGTATTTCAGAAAGCTGGATCGCCATCGGCCTGACCTTAGGGGCGTGGATCAACTGGAAATTAGTGGCCGGGCGGCTGCGCGTTCACACCGAAGTGAACAACAATGCGCTGACGCTGCCGGATTACTTTACCGGGCGTTTTGAAGACTCCAGTCGCCTGCTGCGTATTATCTCCGCGCTGGTGATCCTGCTGTTCTTCACCATTTATTGTGCTTCCGGCATCGTGGCCGGGGCGCGCCTGTTTGAAAGCACCTTTGGCATGAGCTACGAAACGGCGCTGTGGGCCGGGGCGGCGGCGACTATCCTCTACACCTTCGTGGGCGGATTCCTGGCGGTGAGCTGGACGGATACCGTGCAGGCAAGCCTGATGATCTTCGCGCTGATTCTGACGCCGGTAATGGTGATCATTGCCGTCGGCGGCCTCGATGATTCCCTGATGGTGATTAAGCAGAAGAGCATCGAAAACGTCGATATGCTGAAAGGGCTGAACTTTGTCGCTATCGTTTCACTGATGGGCTGGGGCCTGGGCTACTTCGGTCAGCCACATATTCTGGCGCGCTTTATGGCGGCAGACTCACACCACACCATCGTGAACGCGCGTCGGATCAGTATGACCTGGATGATCCTCTGCCTGGCCGGCGCCTGCGCGGTGGGCTTCTTCGGCATTGCCTATTTTAACAACAACCCTGAGCAAGCCGGGGCGGTGACGCAAAACGGCGAGCGGGTGTTTATCGAGCTGGCACAAATCCTGTTTAACCCGTGGATTGCCGGGGTGCTGCTCTCGGCGATTCTGGCCGCGGTGATGTCTACGCTGAGCTGCCAGCTGCTGGTGTGCTCCAGCGCGATTACCGAAGATCTGTACAAAGCATTCCTGCGTAAAGGCGCGAGCCAGAAAGAGCTGGTGTGGGTAGGGCGCATGATGGTGCTGGTGGTGGCGCTGGTGGCTATTGCCCTTGCCGCTAACCCGGAAAACCGCGTGCTGGGCCTGGTTAGCTACGCCTGGGCCGGTTTTGGCGCAGCGTTCGGTCCGGTTGTGTTGTTCTCTGTGATATGGTCACGCATGACCCGCAACGGGGCACTGGTGGGCATGATCGTCGGAGCGGCTACCGTTCTGGTCTGGAAGCAGTTTGGCTGGCTGGGGCTGTACGAAATTATCCCTGGTTTTGCCTTCGCCAGCCTGGCGATTGTGGCGGTGAGCCTGCTGGGCAAAGCGCCGTCAGCCTCCATGCAGAAGCGTTTCGCCGAGGCCGATGCGGTTTATCACACCGCGCCGCCGAGCAAGCTGCAGCCTGAGTAA
- a CDS encoding iron permease translates to MFVPFLIMLREGLEAALIVSLIASYLKRTQRGQWIAVMWIGVFAAAALCLGLGIFINETTGEFPQKEQELFEGIVAVIAVFILTWMVFWMRKVSRNVKVQLEQAVDNALHSKGNHGWALIMMVFFAVAREGLESVFFLLAAFQQDVGIWPPLGAMLGLATAIVLGFLIYWGGIRLNLGAFFKWTSLFILLVAAGLAAGAVRAFHEAGLWNHFQDIAFDMSNTLSTHSLTGTLLEGIFGYQETPTVSEVAMYFIYLIPALVLFFMPPRVDNQATNTAR, encoded by the coding sequence ATGTTTGTTCCGTTTCTCATCATGTTACGCGAAGGGCTGGAGGCTGCGCTCATCGTTAGCCTGATTGCCAGCTATCTGAAGCGTACCCAGCGCGGCCAGTGGATAGCCGTGATGTGGATTGGCGTTTTCGCCGCCGCAGCGCTTTGCCTGGGCCTCGGTATCTTTATCAATGAAACTACCGGCGAGTTCCCGCAGAAAGAGCAGGAGCTGTTTGAGGGCATAGTGGCGGTAATCGCCGTGTTTATCCTGACCTGGATGGTGTTCTGGATGCGTAAAGTGTCCCGCAACGTCAAAGTGCAGCTGGAGCAGGCGGTGGATAATGCGCTGCATAGCAAAGGTAACCACGGCTGGGCGCTGATCATGATGGTCTTTTTCGCCGTGGCGCGCGAAGGCCTGGAGTCGGTGTTCTTCTTGCTGGCGGCTTTCCAGCAGGACGTCGGTATTTGGCCGCCGCTGGGGGCGATGCTCGGCCTGGCTACAGCCATTGTTTTAGGTTTCCTTATCTATTGGGGCGGGATTCGTCTCAACCTCGGCGCATTCTTTAAATGGACGAGTCTGTTTATTCTGCTGGTGGCCGCAGGTCTTGCTGCCGGTGCCGTTCGCGCATTCCACGAAGCCGGGCTGTGGAACCACTTTCAGGACATCGCATTCGATATGAGCAACACGCTCTCGACCCACTCGCTGACCGGCACCTTGCTGGAGGGGATTTTTGGTTATCAGGAAACCCCAACCGTTAGCGAAGTGGCGATGTACTTCATCTATCTGATTCCTGCGCTGGTGCTGTTCTTTATGCCGCCACGCGTGGACAACCAGGCGACCAATACGGCTCGTTAA
- a CDS encoding ferrous iron transporter (with EfeUB forms an iron transport system which is silent in E. coli K-12 due to a mutation in EfeU): MTKHFRLKALHVALLALVSSTFAAQAADIPQVKVTVTDKQCEPMNVTVNAGKTQFIIQNNSQKALEWEILKGVMVVEERENIAPGFSQKLTANLQPGEYDMTCGLLTNPKGKLVVKATGKQEAPKSDLLALTGPITEYKAYVTAEVAELVKGTKAFTDAVKAGDLEKAKALYAPTRQHYERIEPIAELFSDLDSSIDAREDDFEKKADDPKFTGFHRLEKILFGDNTTKDAAQFADKLNADVLDLQTRVSELAFPPSKVVGGAAGLIEEVAATKISGEEDRYSHTDLWDFQANVDGAQKIVDLLRPQLTKEDPALLAKVDANFKKVDAILAKYRTKDGFETYDKLTDADRKALKGPITTLAEDLSQLRGVMGLD, from the coding sequence ATGACCAAACATTTTCGTCTGAAGGCACTGCACGTTGCGCTGCTCGCGCTTGTCTCTTCCACGTTTGCCGCGCAGGCGGCGGATATTCCCCAGGTAAAAGTCACCGTCACGGATAAACAATGTGAGCCGATGAATGTGACCGTGAACGCCGGGAAGACCCAGTTCATTATTCAGAACAACAGCCAGAAAGCGCTGGAGTGGGAGATCCTGAAAGGGGTGATGGTGGTCGAGGAGCGCGAGAACATCGCGCCGGGCTTCTCGCAGAAACTGACCGCCAACCTGCAGCCGGGTGAGTACGACATGACCTGCGGTCTGCTGACCAACCCGAAAGGCAAGCTGGTGGTGAAAGCGACCGGCAAACAGGAAGCACCTAAATCCGATCTTCTGGCATTGACTGGCCCAATCACTGAATACAAAGCCTATGTGACCGCCGAAGTAGCGGAGCTGGTCAAAGGCACCAAAGCCTTTACCGATGCGGTGAAAGCCGGTGATTTAGAGAAAGCCAAAGCGCTGTATGCACCAACTCGCCAGCATTACGAGCGTATTGAACCGATCGCCGAGCTGTTCTCCGATCTGGACAGCAGCATTGATGCCCGTGAAGACGATTTCGAGAAAAAAGCGGATGATCCTAAATTCACCGGCTTCCACCGTCTGGAGAAAATTCTCTTTGGCGACAACACGACCAAAGACGCCGCGCAGTTTGCTGACAAACTGAACGCTGACGTGCTGGATCTGCAGACTCGCGTTTCTGAGCTGGCGTTCCCGCCGAGCAAAGTGGTTGGTGGTGCGGCCGGTCTGATTGAAGAAGTTGCGGCGACCAAAATCAGCGGCGAAGAAGATCGTTACAGCCACACTGACCTGTGGGACTTCCAGGCGAACGTCGACGGCGCGCAGAAAATTGTTGACCTGCTGCGTCCTCAACTGACCAAAGAGGATCCGGCGCTGCTGGCGAAAGTGGATGCCAACTTCAAGAAAGTTGACGCCATTCTGGCGAAATACCGCACCAAAGACGGGTTTGAAACCTACGACAAGCTGACTGACGCTGACCGCAAAGCCCTGAAGGGGCCAATCACTACGCTTGCGGAAGACTTGTCTCAGCTGCGTGGCGTGATGGGTCTGGACTAA